In Limosilactobacillus sp. WILCCON 0051, a single window of DNA contains:
- a CDS encoding cation-translocating P-type ATPase — protein MKEQFYRQTTLQVLERLHATPQGLLTTEAMERLQKNGPNELPQGKKITLWQRIIAQFKDLMILILMAAAVVAAFAGELSDAIIILLVVILNAAFGVFQETKAENAIDALQKMSTPTTRVRRDGQIAQLSSKELVVGDVILLEAGDVIPADVRFLKTQNVKVEEAALTGESVAVTKDEAVIDAESAALGDQHNMGFMNTSMTAGTAEAVVVATGKDTEVGKIAQMLNSAEQTVTPLQRNITHLSKILSVLVLAIAVIIFALGMLTKRETPLDMLLTAISLAVAAIPEGLPAIVTITLALGTQAMAKRHALIRKLQAVETLGATEIIASDKTGTLTKNQMTIEQLMLNGQVTAANDFKIDADSPLTKAMILANDAERGSQKELLGDPTETALWQFYIDKGLDIDEFRNRYPRLNSWPFDSERKLMSVAVNDKLPTLYLKGAVDELLTRADRILDGEQVREMTAADREQILKINHQLAKQALRVLGYAYRPLTDAESQSDDPAAVEQSLIFIGLSGMIDPPRPEVKAAIQEAKEAGIRPLMITGDHKTTARAIAERLGIIEPGDENGAITGQELNELSDQELKDQVAQYSVYARVAPEHKVRIVKAWQAHDKVVAMTGDGVNDAPALKTADIGVGMGITGTEVSKNAADVVLADDNFATIIAAVKEGRKVFANIQKAIQYLLSANLGEVLTLLIMTMMNWSILAPVQILWINLVTDTFPAIALGVEPAEGDVMKHRPRGNQGSFLAHGVGFNIIYQGILEGLLTLGVYALGILYPVHQGSALIHADALTMAYITLGLIQLLHACNCKSLQGTIFKADEFKNRYFNWAVLSSAILLAGTIFIPSLNPVFHTTELNAAQWGIVIGAGVLMVLIVEIVKAVQRRQKH, from the coding sequence ATGAAAGAACAATTTTATCGTCAAACCACCTTGCAGGTTTTAGAACGACTTCACGCAACGCCACAAGGACTGCTGACGACCGAAGCCATGGAACGGTTGCAGAAAAATGGTCCTAATGAGCTGCCCCAAGGAAAAAAGATCACGCTTTGGCAAAGAATCATTGCCCAGTTTAAAGACCTGATGATTTTGATTCTAATGGCAGCAGCAGTGGTAGCGGCATTTGCTGGTGAATTGTCAGATGCCATCATCATTTTGCTGGTCGTGATTTTAAATGCCGCATTTGGCGTCTTTCAAGAGACCAAGGCCGAGAATGCAATTGATGCGCTGCAAAAAATGAGTACGCCAACCACGCGCGTCAGAAGAGATGGTCAGATTGCTCAGCTTTCCAGCAAGGAACTGGTAGTTGGCGACGTGATTCTTTTAGAGGCTGGAGACGTTATTCCAGCTGATGTGCGCTTTTTAAAGACGCAAAACGTTAAAGTCGAGGAAGCAGCTCTGACTGGTGAATCGGTTGCCGTAACCAAGGATGAAGCTGTAATCGATGCTGAATCGGCTGCCTTAGGCGATCAGCATAACATGGGCTTTATGAATACCAGTATGACGGCTGGTACGGCAGAGGCAGTAGTAGTCGCGACTGGCAAGGATACCGAGGTTGGCAAGATTGCTCAGATGCTGAACAGTGCCGAACAGACCGTCACGCCGCTGCAGCGCAATATTACTCATCTCAGTAAGATTCTCAGTGTTCTGGTGTTGGCAATCGCCGTCATTATTTTTGCACTGGGAATGCTGACCAAGCGCGAAACGCCACTGGATATGCTGCTGACTGCCATCTCACTGGCGGTTGCCGCAATTCCGGAAGGGCTGCCGGCAATTGTTACGATTACGCTGGCTTTAGGAACCCAAGCCATGGCTAAGCGCCACGCTCTGATTCGTAAGCTGCAGGCCGTTGAAACACTAGGGGCCACTGAAATTATTGCGTCTGATAAAACGGGGACGCTGACTAAAAATCAGATGACGATCGAACAGCTGATGCTGAATGGTCAGGTTACGGCCGCGAATGATTTTAAGATTGATGCTGATTCACCATTGACCAAGGCGATGATCCTGGCTAATGATGCTGAGCGGGGCAGTCAAAAAGAACTGTTGGGCGATCCGACCGAAACGGCGCTGTGGCAGTTTTATATTGATAAAGGACTGGATATTGACGAATTTAGGAATCGTTATCCCCGGCTTAACTCATGGCCATTTGATTCAGAACGTAAGCTGATGTCGGTCGCCGTCAATGACAAGCTGCCGACCTTGTATCTGAAAGGGGCGGTTGACGAACTGCTAACGCGTGCCGATCGCATCCTTGACGGTGAGCAGGTACGTGAGATGACGGCCGCTGATCGTGAGCAGATTCTTAAAATCAATCACCAATTAGCCAAACAGGCATTGCGAGTGCTTGGCTATGCATATCGGCCGCTGACAGATGCTGAGAGTCAAAGTGACGACCCGGCTGCAGTTGAGCAGTCGCTGATCTTTATTGGACTGTCAGGGATGATTGATCCGCCACGCCCTGAAGTCAAAGCGGCAATTCAAGAAGCTAAGGAAGCCGGTATTCGTCCACTGATGATTACTGGTGATCATAAAACAACGGCACGGGCGATTGCTGAACGATTGGGAATCATCGAGCCAGGTGATGAAAACGGCGCGATTACCGGTCAAGAGTTGAATGAACTCAGTGATCAGGAGTTGAAGGATCAAGTCGCCCAATACTCGGTTTACGCACGGGTTGCCCCTGAACATAAAGTCCGGATCGTCAAGGCTTGGCAGGCACATGATAAAGTCGTTGCCATGACTGGTGACGGGGTTAATGACGCACCAGCGCTTAAGACGGCTGACATTGGCGTTGGGATGGGTATTACCGGGACTGAGGTTTCTAAGAACGCAGCTGATGTGGTCTTGGCTGATGACAACTTCGCTACGATTATTGCCGCGGTCAAAGAAGGACGCAAGGTTTTTGCCAATATTCAAAAAGCCATTCAATACCTGCTTTCGGCCAACCTTGGCGAAGTCTTGACGCTTTTAATCATGACGATGATGAACTGGTCAATTTTAGCACCGGTTCAGATTTTGTGGATCAACCTGGTTACTGATACCTTTCCAGCGATTGCACTAGGAGTCGAGCCAGCTGAAGGTGATGTTATGAAACATCGGCCACGGGGTAATCAAGGCAGCTTTTTGGCCCATGGCGTCGGTTTCAACATCATCTACCAAGGCATCCTGGAAGGGCTCTTGACGCTGGGCGTTTACGCTTTGGGTATTCTCTACCCGGTTCATCAAGGATCCGCGCTGATTCATGCCGATGCATTGACCATGGCCTACATTACCCTAGGCCTGATTCAGCTGCTGCATGCCTGCAACTGCAAATCGCTGCAGGGAACGATCTTTAAAGCTGACGAATTTAAGAATCGCTACTTTAACTGGGCAGTTTTAAGTTCGGCAATTCTTTTGGCGGGCACGATCTTCATCCCATCACTGAATCCAGTCTTTCATACTACCGAGCTGAATGCGGCTCAGTGGGGCATTGTGATTGGAGCTGGCGTCTTGATGGTACTGATCGTTGAAATCGTTAAAGCAGTACAGCGTCGTCAAAAACATTAA
- a CDS encoding arsenate reductase ArsC: MTKPKIAFICTHNSCRSQIAEALGKKLAGDVFESYSAGTAIKNQINPDAVRLIKKIYGIDMEASGQYNKTLDALPPVDGIVTMGCGVKCPYLPAKWRVDWGLNDPTGQADDEFIKVIKQIEKNILALKDQIKQSLR; encoded by the coding sequence GTGACCAAACCTAAAATTGCGTTTATCTGTACGCATAACTCTTGCCGCAGTCAGATTGCCGAGGCATTGGGCAAAAAGCTCGCTGGTGATGTTTTTGAAAGCTATTCGGCGGGGACCGCGATCAAAAATCAGATCAATCCTGATGCCGTTCGCTTAATAAAAAAAATCTATGGCATTGATATGGAAGCATCAGGACAATATAACAAGACGCTTGATGCATTGCCGCCAGTTGACGGTATCGTTACCATGGGCTGCGGCGTGAAATGTCCCTATCTGCCGGCTAAATGGCGGGTTGATTGGGGGCTAAACGATCCAACCGGCCAAGCCGATGATGAGTTTATTAAAGTTATCAAGCAGATTGAAAAAAATATTTTGGCGCTCAAGGATCAGATCAAGCAATCGCTGCGTTAA
- a CDS encoding MFS transporter, with amino-acid sequence MQATIQTTVKRSERKIASNILKGSLGNMIEWFDWYVYASFAIYFSGAFFPAHNQTAELLATAGVFAIGFFMRPLGSFVMGRFADRKGRRAALTLSVSIMAAGSLIIALVPTYAQIGIWSPIILIATRLVQGLSLGGEYGTSATYMSEMASPNRRGFYSSFQYVTLIGGQLSALLVQIILQAIYTSQQLYAFGWRIPFAIGAAGAMVVLWLRLSMEESDQFKNSNRNNRQAGTLRLLAHYPKQVLTVVGMTLGGTISFYTYTTYLQQFMINTTGLSKKTAAMINFVALLVMVVLQPLFGHLSDRIGRKPLLIFFGIGGTLCTVPLFTLMAGASTALEALLLMIVGIVIVSGYTSINAIVKAELFPSEIRALGVGMPYGLTVALFGGTVNYIALWLRSIHLESAFFWYVSGAVFISLLVYAFVLKPGSLIDEEMTESTTTD; translated from the coding sequence ATGCAAGCAACGATTCAAACAACGGTGAAACGAAGCGAACGCAAAATTGCCAGCAACATTTTAAAGGGTTCTTTGGGCAACATGATTGAATGGTTTGACTGGTATGTCTATGCCTCGTTTGCCATTTATTTTTCCGGCGCCTTTTTCCCGGCTCATAATCAAACAGCCGAGCTTTTGGCTACTGCAGGCGTCTTTGCCATTGGCTTTTTCATGCGGCCGCTGGGATCATTCGTGATGGGCCGTTTTGCTGATCGAAAAGGTCGTCGCGCCGCATTGACGCTTTCGGTTTCGATCATGGCAGCCGGCTCATTGATTATTGCGTTGGTCCCAACCTATGCGCAGATCGGTATCTGGTCACCGATCATCTTGATTGCAACTCGACTGGTACAAGGCCTTTCATTAGGTGGCGAATATGGAACCTCGGCAACCTACATGTCAGAAATGGCATCCCCAAATCGGCGCGGTTTTTACTCATCCTTCCAATATGTCACGCTGATTGGCGGTCAATTAAGTGCACTGCTGGTACAGATTATTCTGCAGGCCATCTATACCAGCCAACAACTATATGCCTTTGGCTGGCGGATTCCATTTGCCATTGGCGCGGCTGGTGCGATGGTCGTATTATGGCTGCGGCTTTCAATGGAAGAATCCGATCAGTTCAAGAACAGCAACCGCAACAATCGCCAAGCTGGGACACTGCGTCTTTTAGCCCACTATCCAAAACAGGTCCTGACGGTTGTCGGGATGACGCTTGGCGGCACGATCAGCTTCTATACCTACACTACGTATCTGCAGCAGTTTATGATCAACACGACCGGTCTTTCTAAAAAAACGGCAGCCATGATCAACTTTGTGGCGTTGCTGGTGATGGTTGTGCTGCAGCCGCTATTTGGGCATCTGTCGGATCGAATCGGCCGTAAGCCACTGCTGATTTTCTTTGGGATTGGCGGTACGCTGTGCACGGTTCCACTATTCACGCTGATGGCTGGCGCATCAACTGCTTTGGAAGCACTACTATTAATGATTGTAGGCATTGTTATCGTTTCCGGCTACACTTCAATCAATGCCATTGTTAAGGCTGAGCTTTTCCCATCTGAAATTCGGGCATTGGGCGTAGGGATGCCTTATGGTCTGACCGTGGCCCTGTTTGGCGGTACCGTAAACTACATTGCTTTATGGCTGCGTTCGATTCACCTCGAATCTGCCTTCTTCTGGTATGTATCCGGTGCAGTATTTATTTCGCTGCTGGTCTACGCGTTCGTACTTAAGCCAGGATCCTTGATTGATGAGGAAATGACTGAATCCACGACTACTGACTAA
- a CDS encoding helix-turn-helix transcriptional regulator yields the protein MKKKDIRKRLEARFEELKDNSYDSYQAMHKLTNDLGEKIGQDNLDFFARHVKGGLTKKKMTNLIYAAAHQKPLEEAVKLDPAAKLAYRIIKLRQDKGWTRETLSHAAGVPLAELNALEEAKAQTVSLVDLQKLSNTLNGKIKLSFKPEKE from the coding sequence ATGAAGAAAAAAGACATCCGCAAACGATTGGAAGCCCGTTTTGAAGAGCTGAAAGACAATTCTTATGATTCTTATCAGGCAATGCATAAACTCACTAATGACCTGGGTGAAAAAATCGGTCAAGACAACCTTGATTTCTTTGCCCGTCATGTTAAGGGTGGGCTGACCAAAAAGAAGATGACGAATCTGATCTATGCTGCTGCACACCAAAAGCCGCTGGAAGAAGCCGTTAAATTAGATCCGGCTGCCAAACTGGCTTATCGTATCATCAAACTGCGTCAAGATAAAGGCTGGACGCGAGAAACCCTTAGTCATGCGGCTGGCGTTCCGTTAGCCGAGCTTAATGCATTGGAGGAAGCCAAGGCGCAAACCGTCAGCCTGGTTGATCTGCAAAAGCTTAGCAATACTCTTAATGGCAAGATCAAGCTGTCGTTTAAACCGGAAAAAGAATAG